One genomic window of Devosia salina includes the following:
- a CDS encoding IS5 family transposase: MRGSDERTGALFSYVDLETRVRKDHPLRTIRRLVNEALSALEGEFSSLYSGLGRPSIAPEKLLRAMLLQAFYSIRSERQLMERLEFDLLFRWFVGLGIDDVVWDHSSFSKNRDRLLEGDIAAKFLAAVLAQPPVKKLLSTEHFSVDGTLIEVWASMKSVRPKSPEDNADEPPTSGGGRNPDASFHGQKRSNATHASSTDPQARLYKKGAGKEAKLCFMGHGLMENRHGLLVDACLTRADGHAERVAALHMIEPHADRPRAITLGADKGYDAEDFVNELRSMQVTPHVARNISGRRSAIDGRTARHSGYAVSLRIRKRIEEAFGWIKTVAGQRKTRFKGLERVGWAFTFAAAAYNLVRLPKLIAETG, translated from the coding sequence TTGCGGGGATCGGACGAGAGAACTGGTGCCTTGTTCAGCTATGTGGATCTGGAGACGCGGGTGCGGAAGGATCACCCGCTGCGCACGATCCGCCGGCTGGTGAACGAGGCGCTGTCGGCGCTAGAAGGTGAGTTTTCTTCGCTGTATTCGGGTCTGGGGCGGCCCTCGATCGCGCCCGAGAAGCTGCTGCGGGCTATGCTGCTGCAGGCATTCTACTCGATCCGTTCGGAGCGCCAGTTGATGGAACGGCTGGAGTTTGACCTGCTGTTCCGCTGGTTCGTGGGCCTGGGGATCGACGATGTTGTCTGGGACCATTCGAGTTTCTCGAAGAATCGCGACCGACTGCTCGAGGGCGATATCGCGGCGAAGTTCCTGGCAGCGGTTCTGGCGCAGCCCCCGGTCAAGAAGCTGCTATCCACGGAACACTTCTCGGTCGACGGCACGCTGATCGAGGTGTGGGCGTCGATGAAGAGTGTCCGGCCCAAGAGCCCGGAGGACAATGCGGATGAGCCGCCCACGAGCGGTGGCGGGCGCAATCCGGATGCGAGCTTTCATGGCCAGAAGCGGTCGAACGCCACGCACGCCTCGAGCACCGATCCACAAGCCCGGCTGTACAAGAAGGGTGCGGGCAAGGAGGCCAAGCTCTGCTTCATGGGACACGGGTTGATGGAGAACCGCCACGGGCTTTTGGTCGATGCCTGCCTGACGCGGGCGGACGGCCATGCCGAACGAGTGGCGGCGCTGCACATGATCGAACCCCATGCCGATCGGCCGCGGGCCATCACGCTTGGCGCCGACAAGGGCTATGACGCCGAGGACTTCGTCAACGAGCTGCGCTCGATGCAGGTGACGCCGCATGTGGCTCGGAACATCAGCGGCCGCCGCTCCGCGATCGATGGACGCACGGCGCGCCATTCCGGCTACGCCGTGAGCCTGCGCATCCGCAAGCGGATCGAAGAAGCCTTCGGCTGGATCAAGACCGTGGCCGGCCAGCGCAAGACCAGGTTCAAGGGGCTCGAACGGGTTGGCTGGGCCTTCACCTTCGCTGCCGCCGCCTACAATCTGGTGCGGCTGCCAAAGCTGATTGCGGAGACCGGCTGA
- the ribB gene encoding 3,4-dihydroxy-2-butanone-4-phosphate synthase, translating into MSALSQALTQLRNGGMVILVDDEDRENEGDLVIAAEFATPEAINFMARFGRGLICLALTGEQVDRLGLPPMVANNRARRSTAFTVSIEAVEGITTGISAHDRSRTIQIATDPGVRPADIASPGHVFPLRAADNGVLARDGHTEGAIDLMRLAGLRPAGVICEVMRDDGQMARRPDLEVFAREHKLPILTIRDIIAHRLANETLVDEVARSELPTEHSPVPLEVRAFRSRLDGTEHLALIRNPVGRTPLVRLHSECLTGDALGSLRCDCGPQLQEALRQIATGDGGALIYLRGQEGRGIGLANKIRAYALQDQGHDTVEANEALGFAPDARDYGMAGQILRALGIERLRLLSNNPDKALSLEQFGIDVAERVPLEIPANPYNWRYLATKRDKFGHTFTHQEHENQNV; encoded by the coding sequence ATGTCTGCCCTATCTCAAGCCCTGACCCAATTGCGCAATGGCGGCATGGTGATCCTGGTCGATGACGAAGATCGCGAAAATGAAGGCGATCTGGTCATTGCCGCCGAATTCGCCACCCCTGAAGCAATCAACTTCATGGCCCGGTTCGGCCGCGGCCTGATCTGCCTAGCGCTCACCGGCGAACAGGTCGACCGGCTTGGCCTGCCCCCGATGGTGGCCAACAACCGGGCCCGCCGCTCGACCGCCTTTACCGTTTCCATCGAGGCCGTCGAGGGGATTACCACGGGCATTTCGGCGCATGACCGGTCCCGGACAATTCAGATTGCGACCGACCCCGGTGTCAGACCCGCCGATATTGCCTCGCCGGGCCATGTCTTTCCGCTGCGGGCCGCCGACAATGGCGTATTGGCGCGCGATGGCCATACCGAAGGGGCGATCGACCTGATGCGGCTGGCCGGACTGCGGCCCGCCGGGGTGATCTGCGAGGTTATGCGGGACGACGGACAAATGGCGCGACGGCCCGATCTCGAGGTCTTTGCCCGGGAACACAAGCTGCCCATCCTCACCATAAGGGACATCATCGCCCATCGCCTCGCCAACGAGACTCTGGTGGATGAAGTGGCGCGCTCCGAATTGCCCACCGAACACTCCCCGGTTCCCCTGGAGGTCCGCGCTTTCCGCAGCCGGTTGGACGGCACCGAGCATCTGGCGCTGATCCGCAATCCTGTGGGGCGCACGCCGCTGGTTCGTTTGCATTCGGAGTGCCTGACCGGTGATGCACTGGGTTCGCTCAGATGCGATTGCGGACCGCAATTGCAGGAGGCCCTGCGCCAGATCGCCACTGGTGATGGCGGCGCCCTCATTTATCTGCGCGGGCAGGAAGGGCGTGGCATCGGCCTTGCCAACAAGATCCGCGCCTATGCCCTGCAGGACCAGGGGCACGACACGGTGGAAGCCAATGAGGCCCTTGGGTTTGCGCCCGATGCCCGCGACTATGGCATGGCCGGGCAGATCCTGCGCGCGCTCGGCATCGAACGCCTGCGGCTCCTGTCGAACAATCCGGACAAGGCCTTGTCGCTCGAACAGTTCGGCATCGATGTCGCCGAGCGCGTGCCGCTCGAAATTCCGGCCAATCCCTACAACTGGCGCTATCTCGCGACCAAGCGGGACAAGTTCGGCCACACCTTCACCCATCAGGAACATGAGAACCAGAATGTCTGA
- a CDS encoding putative bifunctional diguanylate cyclase/phosphodiesterase, translating into MTFLDLIHRFRNLSVLIFAMGLLLVAGLGWWAANRIDDGALQRQIRSINRGLTELEVRVPFEQDTSAVWNEAVVNLRAGNQDWIADNLAEWVSSYFGHDRVHLLDPRNEPMRSVSLGELRPIGVYDADRAVVEPMVMRLRAEMAMVSAGQSDSTDAIVGLGSVERARLADGEVGIVSIRPVVPDDSEELAQRPGEEFLHVSVKLIDASVSAAIAEQYGIADLNFASQRAQEAGRAHTPVLASDGETLGYFSWEPFRPATQLMRETAPVLGATLIIVLFMFALLLRHLDKTSARLRLSEAEANYLAFHDQLARIPNRFLFEDRLNRAIANRKRSGARLALLSIDLDRFKYVNDTLGHPVGDELIRQVGSRLTDLVSEVDTVARIGGDEFAVLQVAVEKSDDAVGLGQRIVDEMERPFDLLDHEVRTGCSVGIAYSEDVNQDPDDLIRQADIALYEAKANGRGRLQVFAGELDNAVRDRRALEQDLREALNGGTGLTLAYQPIYDTVTGSILGAEALVRWEHTSRGRLSPDKFIGLAEERGLINQLGLWVLRTAGTYALTSDIPWVAVNVSPVQFRDDRFAQHVFAMLEEIGLPPQRLEIEITEGLLLQNSPGIQQTLRTLRAGGIRIALDDFGTGYSSISYLRTYGVDKLKIDQSFVAQLGRDTEVDSIVRAIIDLAKAMNMTVTAEGVETVGQRGLLEKLGCGQLQGYLLSRPMPAEALTDLLRDATRQSA; encoded by the coding sequence GTGACATTTCTAGACCTCATTCACCGTTTCAGAAACCTGTCTGTACTGATCTTCGCGATGGGTCTGCTGCTCGTTGCGGGTCTGGGTTGGTGGGCAGCCAATCGCATCGACGACGGAGCCCTCCAACGGCAAATCCGATCCATTAACAGGGGACTGACCGAGCTTGAAGTCCGCGTTCCATTCGAGCAAGACACCTCCGCCGTGTGGAACGAGGCCGTTGTGAATCTTCGCGCCGGAAATCAAGATTGGATCGCCGACAACCTGGCCGAGTGGGTCAGCAGCTATTTCGGTCACGACCGCGTCCACCTCCTTGATCCCAGAAACGAACCGATGCGATCGGTAAGCTTGGGGGAACTTCGGCCGATTGGGGTCTATGACGCCGACCGTGCGGTGGTCGAGCCGATGGTCATGCGCCTAAGAGCAGAAATGGCGATGGTCTCTGCAGGCCAAAGCGATTCAACGGACGCGATAGTTGGACTTGGTTCGGTTGAGCGGGCTCGACTGGCTGATGGAGAAGTCGGCATTGTCAGCATTCGACCGGTCGTTCCTGACGACAGCGAGGAACTGGCTCAACGGCCGGGTGAAGAGTTCCTACATGTCTCCGTCAAGCTGATCGACGCGTCCGTCAGCGCTGCCATTGCAGAGCAATACGGCATTGCGGACTTAAATTTTGCATCACAACGCGCTCAGGAGGCCGGACGCGCCCACACACCGGTTCTAGCCAGCGATGGCGAGACCTTGGGCTATTTCAGCTGGGAGCCCTTCCGCCCTGCGACACAACTCATGCGGGAAACGGCTCCGGTCCTCGGCGCAACCCTGATCATCGTGCTCTTTATGTTCGCACTGCTGCTGCGTCATCTGGACAAAACATCAGCAAGGTTGAGACTGAGCGAGGCCGAGGCAAACTATCTGGCATTCCATGATCAACTTGCCCGTATCCCCAACCGCTTTCTGTTCGAAGACCGGCTCAACCGTGCAATCGCAAACCGGAAGCGGTCAGGCGCTCGTCTGGCACTGCTATCTATTGATCTGGACAGGTTCAAGTATGTGAACGACACGCTCGGGCACCCGGTCGGGGACGAACTGATCCGGCAGGTCGGATCTCGGCTGACCGACCTGGTCAGTGAGGTTGATACGGTTGCGCGGATTGGCGGCGACGAGTTTGCGGTACTGCAGGTCGCGGTCGAGAAAAGCGATGACGCCGTTGGCCTCGGTCAGCGGATCGTCGACGAAATGGAACGCCCTTTCGATCTCCTGGATCATGAAGTGCGGACCGGATGCAGTGTCGGCATCGCTTACTCTGAGGATGTCAATCAGGATCCCGATGACCTGATCAGGCAGGCTGATATCGCTCTTTATGAGGCCAAGGCGAACGGTCGGGGACGCTTACAGGTTTTTGCCGGTGAGCTAGACAATGCCGTTCGCGACCGCCGCGCCCTGGAACAGGACCTGCGTGAAGCGCTCAATGGTGGTACCGGTCTCACGCTCGCCTACCAACCCATTTATGACACCGTGACTGGGAGTATCCTAGGCGCGGAGGCTTTGGTCCGCTGGGAACACACATCAAGGGGAAGACTTTCGCCAGACAAGTTTATCGGGCTTGCCGAGGAAAGAGGGCTCATCAATCAGCTTGGATTGTGGGTTTTGCGCACTGCGGGCACCTATGCCCTGACCTCCGATATACCCTGGGTGGCGGTCAATGTCTCTCCGGTCCAATTTCGAGACGACCGCTTTGCGCAACACGTTTTCGCAATGCTGGAGGAGATAGGCCTGCCGCCCCAAAGGCTCGAGATCGAAATAACCGAAGGACTGCTGCTCCAGAATTCTCCTGGCATTCAGCAGACGCTTCGCACGCTTCGGGCCGGAGGTATTCGGATTGCCCTAGATGATTTCGGAACCGGTTACTCCTCGATCAGCTACTTGCGCACCTATGGGGTGGATAAGCTCAAGATCGACCAGTCCTTCGTCGCCCAACTGGGACGCGACACGGAGGTGGACAGCATTGTTCGCGCGATCATTGATCTGGCAAAGGCGATGAACATGACTGTGACGGCCGAAGGTGTCGAGACCGTGGGACAACGCGGTTTGTTGGAGAAACTGGGATGCGGCCAGTTGCAAGGCTATCTGCTCTCTAGACCCATGCCGGCCGAAGCCCTGACAGATTTGCTGCGCGATGCAACGCGTCAGTCGGCCTGA
- a CDS encoding riboflavin synthase has protein sequence MFSGIIEKRARVSLAAPNGGSLEIELESGWPDLSLGESIAVNGVCLTVTQFDGAGRARFFISPETLARTNLGGLAVGQYANLERAVTLDTRLSGHLVQGHVDGLARLVERVEADGAYKHVFVLPDALGRYCVEKGSIALNGISLTINGLERRDGGVAVLVTIIPHTWDHTNLNTLAIGDDLNVEVDVMAKYVERLCLPYLKP, from the coding sequence ATGTTCTCGGGCATCATTGAAAAACGCGCACGCGTCTCTCTGGCCGCGCCCAATGGCGGCTCGCTGGAGATCGAACTTGAGAGCGGCTGGCCGGACTTGTCGCTGGGCGAGAGTATTGCAGTCAATGGCGTGTGCCTGACGGTCACCCAATTCGATGGCGCCGGCCGCGCCCGTTTCTTCATCAGCCCCGAAACGCTGGCGCGCACCAATCTGGGTGGCCTGGCCGTCGGACAATACGCCAATCTGGAACGTGCGGTAACGCTCGACACGCGGCTTTCCGGACATCTGGTGCAGGGTCATGTCGACGGACTGGCGCGACTGGTGGAGCGTGTCGAGGCCGATGGCGCCTACAAGCACGTCTTTGTGCTGCCCGACGCCCTTGGACGCTATTGCGTCGAAAAAGGCTCCATCGCCCTTAACGGCATCAGCCTCACCATCAACGGTCTCGAACGGCGGGACGGGGGCGTTGCCGTGCTGGTGACCATCATCCCACACACCTGGGACCACACCAATCTCAACACGCTCGCCATTGGCGACGATCTCAATGTCGAGGTCGACGTCATGGCCAAATATGTGGAGCGCCTATGTCTGCCCTATCTCAAGCCCTGA
- the ribD gene encoding bifunctional diaminohydroxyphosphoribosylaminopyrimidine deaminase/5-amino-6-(5-phosphoribosylamino)uracil reductase RibD, with product MSSFALERVFGDDGTGMDESAVYPNPDFPPQPILRAFARALDLARAHEGATAPNPPVGCVLLDANGRELATGAHRRAGMPHAEADAINKARAAGLADKIDSVVVTLEPCNHHGRTPPCAEAILSTGARQVWIACRDPNPKVTGGGAERLRAAGLDVHFLSGLHHPEAAVLFGEANRLLAPFAKRVRTGLPFITIKQAISASGSMVPAAGRKTFTSAASLDLAHRLRRRADAILTGSGTVLADNPLFTVRRVPDHPEKQRMLAILDRRRRITETYLDAARERGFALHLADDVHHALEAIGMAGGMEVLVEAGPTLTAHLLTSGLWDEHVLIEQAANPDGTDRVTVRHNPASQAYSHGKEKDVLGHH from the coding sequence TTGTCGTCATTTGCCCTGGAACGCGTCTTTGGTGACGACGGGACGGGCATGGACGAAAGCGCAGTTTACCCCAATCCAGACTTTCCGCCGCAGCCGATCCTGCGCGCCTTTGCGCGTGCCTTGGATCTGGCGCGGGCCCATGAAGGCGCAACCGCGCCAAATCCGCCGGTCGGTTGCGTGCTGCTTGACGCCAATGGGCGGGAACTGGCTACCGGCGCACATCGGCGGGCAGGCATGCCTCATGCCGAGGCTGACGCCATCAACAAGGCTCGCGCCGCCGGGCTTGCCGATAAAATCGACAGTGTCGTGGTGACGCTCGAACCCTGCAATCACCACGGTCGCACGCCACCCTGCGCTGAGGCCATTCTGAGCACCGGCGCACGCCAGGTCTGGATTGCCTGCCGTGACCCGAATCCCAAGGTCACGGGCGGAGGCGCCGAACGCCTGCGCGCAGCGGGGCTCGATGTGCACTTCTTGTCCGGTCTGCACCACCCCGAAGCCGCTGTGCTGTTTGGAGAAGCCAACCGGCTGCTCGCGCCATTCGCAAAACGCGTCCGGACCGGACTGCCTTTCATCACCATCAAGCAGGCCATTTCCGCGTCGGGAAGCATGGTACCGGCTGCCGGGCGCAAGACCTTTACCAGCGCTGCATCGCTGGACCTGGCCCATCGTCTGCGGCGCCGGGCCGATGCCATCCTGACCGGCTCGGGGACAGTGCTGGCCGACAACCCTCTCTTTACCGTGCGGCGGGTGCCAGACCATCCGGAAAAGCAACGCATGCTGGCCATTCTGGACCGGCGCCGGCGGATCACCGAGACCTATCTGGATGCTGCCCGAGAGCGCGGCTTTGCCCTGCACCTGGCCGATGACGTGCACCACGCCTTGGAAGCGATTGGCATGGCGGGCGGCATGGAAGTGCTGGTCGAAGCTGGTCCGACCCTGACCGCGCATCTGCTCACAAGCGGCCTCTGGGACGAGCATGTCCTGATCGAACAGGCCGCCAATCCCGACGGGACCGACCGGGTAACCGTTCGGCACAACCCGGCTTCCCAAGCTTATTCACACGGAAAGGAAAAAGATGTTCTCGGGCATCATTGA
- a CDS encoding S8 family peptidase, whose product MKIYDLARMLAMALPVLVAACSGGTSVPPADEVSHAPAPPNTVFSPAPSAGWAGASVTFNSTQAAVISASSEFRAVDASCATVICGITATGTQSSPFQLHNVHWAHSAGLTGTGTVVAIVDDGFRLTHREFDGKTINQTGTLPIEGHGTFVASLAAANKDGLGMHGVAPGADLHLTSFQPTGSGFSIANVTAGTLDAAGLDAVVQNNSWGFNVSAQNLKTFLAANPGASVAQGMDAMVGYGSGNWQNYINALDSFQNNGVVVWALSNDNSMTSGDVMAALPHFETRLAESWIAAANGYFEVNGSGDITRAVRLSAACGLAAQFCIAGDGIATGAWDTSDTSYASGFGTSFVAPQVAGAVALLAEAFPDMTPSEWAQRLLASADNSWFDAEGVPVAGTMDYGNGVIHAYSTEWGHGVMDIKAALSPIGSVSVLSGASVTSAERHSLAQSTLVAPSSFGDSLNLALAPQQMAVFDALNRAFPVSAVSAVATPPAAMLPHLPGQASLDQSGEGLNLLHTGNLAGAVGGFSGNGGRASVLSMAGESLLIASTTPVGSVAELTTFGFTAEHGAVENGNLAGGGITLSLPAGNGTVRIGATFASEQGALMGLDGGTAFDFGTGSTIGAVNLGLEQQVAPGLSLFSRFEYGAARRQGNAGGLVTDLSGLTFSGMEIGASFSDTIRDGDRLTLSVSQPLRIETGTLEMNRPVARLADGRIVNEASSADLNSSGRQLDLGLTYQASLPNSASFSFGLKHAVSAGHVAGQSGSGVMLGYRQGF is encoded by the coding sequence GTGAAAATTTATGACTTGGCCAGGATGCTGGCAATGGCGCTCCCCGTGCTCGTGGCCGCGTGTTCCGGCGGTACATCTGTTCCTCCTGCGGACGAGGTGTCTCATGCGCCAGCTCCGCCGAATACCGTTTTCTCCCCCGCACCAAGTGCCGGATGGGCTGGTGCGTCGGTCACTTTCAATTCGACGCAGGCTGCTGTCATTTCCGCCTCAAGCGAATTCCGCGCCGTGGATGCCAGTTGCGCGACAGTTATCTGTGGCATCACCGCGACTGGCACACAGTCCAGTCCGTTTCAGTTACATAACGTTCATTGGGCTCATTCGGCCGGTCTGACGGGCACAGGGACCGTGGTGGCTATTGTCGACGATGGTTTTCGACTGACCCATCGCGAATTCGACGGGAAAACCATCAACCAAACTGGAACGCTACCGATCGAGGGCCACGGAACCTTCGTCGCATCACTGGCAGCAGCAAACAAAGATGGCTTGGGCATGCACGGCGTAGCGCCCGGCGCCGATCTACACCTGACTTCTTTCCAACCGACCGGGTCGGGCTTCAGCATTGCCAATGTCACAGCTGGTACTTTGGATGCAGCCGGTCTCGACGCAGTGGTTCAGAACAATTCATGGGGTTTCAACGTCTCGGCGCAAAACCTGAAAACCTTCCTCGCTGCCAATCCCGGTGCCTCGGTGGCCCAGGGCATGGATGCGATGGTTGGTTACGGTTCGGGTAACTGGCAAAACTATATCAATGCGCTCGACAGTTTTCAGAACAACGGTGTCGTGGTCTGGGCGCTGTCCAATGATAACAGCATGACATCTGGCGATGTCATGGCCGCCTTGCCCCATTTCGAAACCCGCCTTGCTGAATCTTGGATCGCGGCAGCAAACGGCTATTTCGAGGTGAATGGCAGTGGCGACATCACCCGTGCGGTCCGGCTCTCGGCGGCCTGCGGGCTGGCAGCCCAATTCTGCATTGCCGGCGACGGTATTGCCACAGGTGCCTGGGACACCAGCGATACCAGCTATGCGAGTGGATTTGGCACTTCGTTCGTCGCGCCCCAGGTCGCGGGCGCCGTGGCCTTGCTGGCAGAGGCCTTTCCTGACATGACCCCTTCCGAATGGGCGCAGCGTCTACTCGCCAGTGCCGACAACAGCTGGTTTGACGCTGAAGGCGTGCCGGTTGCCGGCACGATGGACTATGGTAATGGCGTTATCCATGCCTATTCGACCGAATGGGGGCACGGGGTCATGGACATCAAGGCTGCCCTGAGCCCCATCGGCTCGGTATCAGTGCTCAGCGGCGCCAGCGTCACCAGCGCCGAGAGACACAGTCTTGCACAAAGCACCCTCGTCGCGCCTTCAAGCTTTGGCGACTCGCTAAACCTCGCACTGGCGCCCCAACAGATGGCGGTGTTCGATGCCCTTAATCGTGCCTTTCCAGTTTCAGCGGTGTCCGCCGTTGCGACGCCGCCCGCAGCCATGCTGCCGCACCTTCCGGGCCAGGCCAGCCTCGACCAGAGCGGGGAAGGGCTGAACCTTTTGCATACTGGCAACCTCGCGGGTGCCGTGGGCGGTTTCTCGGGAAATGGCGGTAGGGCTTCAGTCCTTTCCATGGCCGGCGAGAGCCTGCTCATCGCTTCAACGACTCCAGTTGGGTCGGTGGCCGAGTTGACCACCTTTGGGTTCACTGCCGAGCATGGTGCCGTGGAAAATGGCAATCTGGCAGGTGGTGGCATCACCCTGTCCCTGCCTGCCGGAAATGGCACGGTTCGCATTGGGGCGACTTTCGCCAGCGAGCAGGGCGCTCTCATGGGCCTTGATGGTGGCACCGCCTTCGATTTCGGCACGGGTAGCACTATCGGGGCGGTCAATCTGGGCCTTGAACAACAAGTGGCGCCAGGTCTTTCCTTGTTCAGTCGCTTCGAGTATGGCGCTGCAAGACGGCAGGGCAACGCAGGTGGCCTGGTGACAGATCTGTCGGGCCTGACCTTCTCGGGCATGGAGATCGGTGCCAGCTTCTCCGACACCATCAGAGACGGCGACCGCTTGACGCTATCGGTCTCACAGCCCTTGCGCATCGAGACGGGAACACTGGAGATGAACCGTCCCGTGGCCCGGCTTGCCGACGGTAGGATCGTCAATGAAGCCTCGAGCGCCGATCTCAACTCCTCAGGCAGGCAGCTCGACCTCGGCCTCACCTACCAGGCCAGCCTTCCCAACAGTGCTTCATTCAGTTTCGGGCTAAAACACGCTGTCAGCGCCGGGCATGTCGCAGGACAAAGCGGCTCCGGGGTTATGCTTGGGTACCGGCAGGGGTTTTGA
- the queF gene encoding preQ(1) synthase, with product MSEQHLGLSQLGRDIPAPTDPTTAVLERVPNPHEDTDYLTRFTAPEFTSICPVTGQPDFAHLVIDYVPDRWLVESKSLKLYLTAFRNHGAFHEDCTVGIGRRLVGLLEPRWLRIAGYWYPRGGIPIDVFWQTGTPPSHLWLPDTGVPSYRGRG from the coding sequence ATGAGCGAGCAGCATCTTGGCCTGAGCCAGCTTGGGCGCGACATTCCGGCACCCACTGACCCCACGACGGCCGTTTTGGAACGCGTGCCCAATCCTCACGAGGATACCGATTATCTGACCCGTTTCACCGCGCCTGAATTCACGTCAATTTGCCCGGTCACAGGTCAACCGGATTTTGCCCACCTGGTCATTGACTACGTTCCGGACAGGTGGCTGGTAGAGTCAAAATCCCTCAAGCTCTATTTGACGGCTTTCCGCAATCACGGGGCCTTCCATGAAGATTGCACAGTCGGGATCGGGCGTCGTTTGGTGGGCCTGCTCGAGCCGCGCTGGCTCAGAATTGCCGGCTACTGGTATCCGCGCGGCGGCATCCCGATTGACGTCTTCTGGCAGACCGGGACTCCGCCGAGCCATCTCTGGCTACCAGACACTGGCGTCCCCAGCTATCGCGGCCGTGGCTAG
- the ribH gene encoding 6,7-dimethyl-8-ribityllumazine synthase has protein sequence MSESTYRLALVVSQFNPEVTHGLRDGALAYLAENGVSIAPDHVYSAPGAFEIPLIAKRLAQSGFDGVICLGCVIKGDTAHFEYISEAAAHGLMQAGLETGKPITFGILTTYTDEQAILRSRKDEHNKGREAAAACLEALAVLRAIDGAVGA, from the coding sequence ATGTCTGAAAGCACATATCGCCTTGCCCTTGTCGTCAGCCAGTTCAATCCCGAGGTCACCCACGGCCTGCGCGACGGAGCACTGGCCTATCTCGCCGAAAACGGCGTTTCGATTGCACCGGACCACGTCTATTCGGCGCCTGGCGCCTTCGAAATTCCACTCATCGCCAAGCGCCTGGCGCAATCAGGCTTCGACGGCGTGATTTGCCTCGGCTGCGTCATCAAGGGCGATACGGCCCATTTCGAATATATCAGCGAGGCGGCCGCCCACGGATTGATGCAGGCTGGCCTGGAAACCGGCAAGCCTATTACTTTCGGCATTTTGACCACCTATACGGACGAACAGGCCATCCTGCGCAGCCGCAAGGACGAGCACAACAAAGGCCGGGAAGCAGCCGCTGCCTGTCTGGAGGCGCTGGCCGTGCTGCGGGCAATTGATGGTGCCGTCGGGGCGTGA
- a CDS encoding VUT family protein — MSNTPDLRWKVEGIALIAAFTLTVPLANWMIGNVGTVCVPDGPCLVPVAPGLLAPSGVLVAGLAFVLRDFVQQRLGAIWAIAAIIAGAAISATIAPPALVIASTAAFLVSELADMAVFTPLRRRGLLLAVFTSSIVGLFVDTLIFLQLAFGSTDLMWGQVVGKGWMVVLALPLLHLLQTRRTSAAPIEGAQA, encoded by the coding sequence ATGTCAAATACGCCTGACCTTCGTTGGAAGGTCGAGGGCATAGCCCTTATTGCTGCCTTCACCCTGACAGTGCCGCTGGCCAACTGGATGATTGGCAATGTTGGAACCGTCTGCGTTCCGGATGGCCCTTGTCTTGTGCCAGTGGCGCCCGGCCTCTTGGCGCCCAGCGGTGTGCTGGTGGCCGGCCTTGCATTTGTCCTCCGGGATTTTGTGCAACAGCGTCTTGGCGCAATCTGGGCCATCGCCGCCATCATCGCTGGTGCAGCCATCTCAGCCACGATAGCGCCGCCCGCCCTGGTGATTGCGTCGACCGCAGCATTTCTGGTGTCCGAACTGGCAGACATGGCGGTATTCACGCCCTTGCGGCGTCGCGGCTTGCTTCTCGCCGTGTTCACCTCGAGCATCGTCGGGCTCTTTGTGGATACGCTGATCTTTCTGCAACTGGCATTTGGCAGCACAGACTTGATGTGGGGTCAGGTTGTGGGCAAAGGCTGGATGGTGGTACTTGCGTTGCCGCTGCTTCATCTGTTGCAGACACGCCGCACGTCGGCGGCTCCCATTGAGGGAGCACAGGCATGA